Proteins from a genomic interval of Lactococcus protaetiae:
- a CDS encoding metal-dependent transcriptional regulator: MLKLSKNEQDYLKAIYNLESKNDNEAVSIHLIAKKLDVASPSATEMIKRLSKKELVIYTPYRGVSLSHMGRVQARFIIKSHRVWETFLVEKLGYLSEEVHDEAENLEHASSPKLVEYLYALLGYPKTDPHGSEIPSEVFWEMQQSEINLKQAKIGERYYITTMAESCEDFFRKLEMSMPHLIKIIERLQDGSVIIKEDNGKCSIIPHFLQDKIYLMQRNGFTTRFDDENE; encoded by the coding sequence ATGTTAAAATTATCGAAAAATGAGCAAGATTATCTCAAAGCGATTTATAATTTGGAAAGTAAAAATGACAATGAAGCAGTAAGCATTCATTTAATTGCTAAAAAGTTAGATGTAGCTTCTCCAAGCGCCACCGAGATGATTAAAAGATTGTCCAAAAAAGAACTTGTCATCTATACCCCTTATAGAGGTGTAAGTCTGTCTCATATGGGAAGAGTACAGGCACGTTTTATAATAAAAAGTCATAGAGTTTGGGAAACATTTTTAGTAGAGAAGCTTGGCTATCTCTCAGAAGAGGTACATGATGAAGCAGAAAATCTGGAACATGCTTCTTCACCGAAACTTGTCGAATATCTTTACGCGCTTTTGGGTTATCCCAAAACAGATCCTCATGGCTCGGAGATTCCTTCGGAAGTATTTTGGGAAATGCAACAATCAGAAATTAATTTAAAGCAGGCAAAAATTGGTGAAAGATATTATATTACGACAATGGCTGAGTCTTGTGAAGATTTCTTTAGAAAACTTGAAATGTCAATGCCTCACCTGATTAAAATCATTGAAAGACTTCAAGATGGTTCAGTCATCATAAAAGAAGATAATGGGAAATGTTCGATTATTCCTCACTTTCTCCAAGATAAAATCTATCTGATGCAAAGAAATGGCTTTACAACAAGATTTGATGATGAAAATGAATGA
- a CDS encoding 3'-5' exoribonuclease YhaM family protein, with protein sequence MVLIKNLELGEFFEGFYLIKSVELRQTRAGKDYLAISFQDRTGTISGNIWDANNKAVEQFRAGKVVHMKALKELYNGMPQVNKIQLRLATDSEPNNPKDYREKSPVNETDLREYVQSIVFKIENGTWNRIVRSILKKFDKEFYEFPAAKTNHHAFEGGLAYHTTTMLQLAEKICEVYPQLNSSLMFAGVLLHDMAKCLEFTGFENTSYTLRGNLLGHIVLIDEEVSKAALELGIGDEKEDLLLLRHCLLSHHGELEYGSPIRPQIMEAEMIHQIDMMDASMMMMETATANLEPGQFSQRVWALDNRNFYKPKID encoded by the coding sequence ATGGTTCTCATCAAAAACTTAGAATTAGGCGAATTTTTTGAAGGTTTTTACCTCATCAAATCGGTCGAACTCAGGCAAACAAGGGCGGGTAAAGATTATCTGGCTATCAGTTTTCAAGACCGCACAGGAACAATCTCTGGTAATATCTGGGATGCCAACAACAAAGCAGTAGAACAGTTCCGGGCAGGGAAAGTTGTTCACATGAAGGCGCTCAAAGAGCTTTACAATGGAATGCCACAGGTCAACAAGATTCAGCTGCGCTTAGCCACAGATAGTGAGCCAAATAATCCCAAAGATTACCGAGAAAAATCACCAGTCAACGAAACTGATTTGCGTGAATACGTTCAATCCATTGTTTTCAAGATTGAAAATGGTACTTGGAATCGAATTGTTCGCAGTATCCTAAAGAAATTTGATAAAGAATTTTATGAGTTTCCAGCGGCAAAAACAAACCATCATGCCTTTGAAGGCGGCCTTGCCTATCACACGACGACAATGCTCCAATTGGCAGAAAAAATCTGTGAAGTTTATCCACAACTAAATTCATCGCTTATGTTTGCGGGTGTTTTGTTGCATGACATGGCAAAATGTCTTGAATTTACAGGATTTGAAAATACAAGTTACACTCTTCGAGGAAATCTTCTTGGACATATTGTCTTGATTGATGAAGAAGTAAGTAAGGCAGCACTTGAACTAGGAATTGGTGATGAAAAAGAAGATTTACTTTTGCTTCGCCATTGCCTGCTTAGCCATCACGGCGAACTGGAATACGGCAGTCCGATTCGTCCACAAATCATGGAAGCCGAAATGATTCATCAGATTGATATGATGGACGCAAGCATGATGATGATGGAAACGGCGACAGCTAACCTAGAACCAGGACAATTTAGTCAGCGTGTTTGGGCGCTTGATAATCGTAATTTCTATAAACCAAAAATAGATTAA
- the rmuC gene encoding DNA recombination protein RmuC — protein MEIIIIILLIVLILLAVANFFKKTDNSKTGSQLNYIQQNLSEMRSDINQQLGQNRQELSANLQTVSNSVNSNLSVLTENINTKFDHQFKDLQSSNEQKLEKISSSLTESTDRTVSTLSVLTESITERFDQKFKDLQESNDKRLSQIQETVDEKLQETLNRRISQSFEQVTLHLKNVEEGLGEMRSLASDVDSLQKVMTGVKTRGIVGEIQLGRILEQMFTASQYREQVNIQGSNAVDYALVLPGKIADSELLLPIDSKFPMEDYQRLQTALESNDTAEIEKTRKALFNAVKSQAKSISEKYIVPPKTTDFAMMFLPTEGLFMEVVNNPELYEQISRDYKVNITGPTTMTAVLNSLQMGFKTLQIEQKSSEVYELLGSIRTEFDKFGGQLEKVQKKLQESESEITKLITTRTNVMQRKLKSIDAAPDSVSSKLLDLED, from the coding sequence GTGGAAATCATCATTATCATTTTACTGATTGTTCTGATTCTACTTGCAGTTGCTAACTTCTTTAAAAAAACAGACAATAGCAAAACAGGTAGTCAGCTCAATTATATTCAGCAAAATCTCTCAGAAATGCGTTCGGATATCAATCAGCAGCTCGGACAAAACCGTCAAGAATTATCAGCCAACTTACAGACAGTGAGTAATAGCGTGAATAGTAATCTGTCAGTACTGACAGAAAATATTAACACAAAATTTGACCATCAGTTCAAAGATTTGCAAAGTTCAAATGAGCAAAAATTGGAGAAAATTTCATCAAGCTTGACAGAATCCACTGATAGAACAGTGAGTACCTTGTCAGTGCTGACAGAAAGTATTACAGAACGTTTTGATCAAAAATTCAAAGATTTACAAGAGTCTAATGATAAGCGCTTGAGTCAAATTCAAGAAACGGTTGATGAAAAACTTCAGGAAACACTCAATCGCAGAATTTCGCAAAGTTTTGAGCAAGTGACCTTGCATTTAAAAAATGTTGAGGAAGGACTCGGAGAAATGCGGAGTCTTGCCAGTGATGTGGATAGCTTACAAAAAGTTATGACAGGGGTCAAAACGCGAGGTATCGTTGGCGAAATTCAGCTCGGAAGGATTTTGGAGCAGATGTTTACAGCGAGCCAATATCGTGAACAAGTCAATATTCAGGGGAGTAATGCAGTAGATTACGCTTTAGTCTTGCCTGGGAAAATCGCTGATTCAGAGTTACTTTTACCGATTGATTCGAAATTCCCAATGGAGGATTATCAACGCCTGCAGACGGCACTGGAATCCAACGATACAGCAGAAATTGAAAAAACACGAAAAGCCTTATTTAATGCAGTAAAATCGCAAGCTAAGTCAATTAGTGAAAAGTACATCGTTCCGCCGAAAACGACAGATTTTGCAATGATGTTCTTGCCAACAGAAGGATTATTCATGGAAGTCGTCAATAATCCTGAACTCTATGAACAAATCAGTCGTGACTATAAGGTCAATATCACAGGTCCAACAACAATGACAGCTGTGCTAAATAGCTTGCAAATGGGATTTAAAACTTTGCAAATTGAACAAAAATCATCAGAAGTCTATGAACTTCTTGGAAGTATTCGTACCGAATTTGACAAATTTGGTGGTCAACTTGAAAAAGTACAAAAGAAATTGCAAGAATCTGAATCTGAAATCACAAAACTTATTACAACTCGTACTAATGTGATGCAAAGAAAATTGAAGAGTATTGACGCAGCTCCAGATAGTGTCAGCAGTAAGTTGCTAGACTTGGAAGACTAA
- the rpe gene encoding ribulose-phosphate 3-epimerase has product MNFKNKIAPSILSADFGYFVRDVQRIEAAGAEVVHIDVMDGHFVDNLTFGSGVVAALRPQTDLFLDVHMMVENPEKYVEEFAVAGADSMSIHVEATHHIHGALQKIKAAGMQASVVINPGTSVEVIKPVLSMVDMVLVMTVNPGFGGQKFIPEMMDKVRELSQIRKEKKLNFEIEVDGGIDNHTIEQAKNAGANVFVAGSYVFNGNVEKNIAKLKERLMTKI; this is encoded by the coding sequence ATGAATTTTAAAAATAAAATTGCACCATCAATTTTGTCAGCAGATTTTGGATATTTTGTTCGAGATGTTCAACGTATCGAGGCAGCAGGTGCGGAAGTTGTTCATATTGATGTGATGGATGGACATTTTGTGGACAATCTGACATTTGGTTCAGGAGTTGTAGCAGCTTTACGCCCACAAACAGATTTATTTTTAGATGTTCACATGATGGTCGAAAATCCTGAGAAATATGTTGAGGAGTTTGCAGTAGCAGGTGCGGATAGCATGAGTATTCATGTTGAAGCGACTCATCACATTCATGGTGCACTACAAAAGATAAAAGCTGCAGGGATGCAAGCATCAGTGGTCATTAATCCCGGGACATCAGTGGAGGTAATAAAACCAGTATTATCAATGGTTGACATGGTATTGGTTATGACAGTTAATCCAGGATTTGGTGGACAAAAATTTATCCCTGAAATGATGGATAAAGTGCGTGAACTCAGTCAGATCCGTAAAGAAAAAAAACTAAACTTTGAAATTGAAGTAGATGGTGGGATTGATAATCATACCATCGAACAAGCTAAAAATGCTGGTGCTAACGTATTTGTTGCTGGCTCCTATGTCTTTAATGGTAATGTTGAGAAAAATATTGCCAAATTAAAGGAAAGATTAATGACAAAGATTTAA
- the rsgA gene encoding ribosome small subunit-dependent GTPase A, which yields MIKNGRIVKSLAGFYDVAVGDKVYQTRARGNFRKKGMKPIVGDFVDFSAEENSEGYILDIHERKNSLVRPSIANIDQAVVIMSTVNPDFSLNLLDRFLVFLEHKNIHPLVYISKLDLIAEQSEYEKFRINYESIGYEIFFEAEKLVKVLHDKVTVFMGQTGAGKTTLLNKIAPEMELATGETSEKLGRGRHTTRHVEFFEVANGLIADTPGFSSLDYEVDNQPDLNAAFPEILRISHSCKFRECTHTHEPECAVKEALEHQKILKSRYENYLQLLNEINKTREIYAKRRKKQV from the coding sequence ATGATAAAAAATGGACGTATTGTCAAATCTTTAGCAGGTTTTTACGATGTTGCGGTGGGAGATAAAGTTTATCAAACACGTGCACGGGGAAACTTTCGCAAAAAAGGGATGAAGCCTATTGTTGGAGATTTTGTGGATTTTTCTGCTGAGGAAAATTCAGAAGGTTATATCCTTGATATACATGAACGAAAAAATAGTCTAGTCCGTCCGTCAATTGCAAATATTGACCAAGCAGTAGTTATTATGTCGACGGTCAATCCTGACTTTAGTCTGAACCTGTTGGACCGTTTTTTAGTTTTTTTGGAACACAAAAATATACACCCTCTTGTTTACATTTCAAAGCTAGATTTAATCGCAGAGCAATCGGAATATGAAAAATTTAGGATAAATTATGAGAGTATTGGTTATGAGATATTCTTTGAGGCAGAGAAGTTGGTTAAAGTTCTTCATGACAAAGTGACTGTTTTTATGGGACAGACGGGTGCTGGCAAGACAACTTTACTTAATAAAATCGCACCAGAAATGGAGCTTGCAACAGGTGAAACCTCAGAGAAACTCGGACGTGGACGACATACAACACGCCATGTTGAATTTTTTGAAGTTGCAAATGGATTGATTGCTGATACACCAGGGTTTTCAAGTCTTGATTACGAGGTGGATAACCAACCAGATTTGAATGCTGCGTTTCCAGAGATTTTGAGAATAAGTCACAGTTGTAAATTTCGAGAATGCACACATACACATGAGCCAGAGTGTGCCGTAAAAGAAGCATTGGAACATCAAAAGATTTTAAAAAGTCGATATGAAAATTATTTGCAATTATTAAACGAGATTAATAAAACGAGGGAAATTTATGCAAAAAGACGGAAAAAACAAGTTTAA
- a CDS encoding MFS transporter, which produces MNTQAPPHWRRNFYLFLSGQLLSGITSMVVQYAIIWYLAEQTGSASILSFATIAGMVPMVIFSPFVGPLIDKWSKKTVLISSDAVVAFLAIILSAVALVRGEFPIVLVFIVITMRALAQTFQMPTVQSVMPTMVPTDELTRVSGQFGMMQSLIFIVSPALGAFLYSIVSMQWLILTDVIGFVIGAGLLLLVKLPTVSSTGEKVSLWKDTKEGFTQLHSNRGMWWITLIAALFMLLFMPGMSMYPLITIQYFGGTIGDAGVIEVVYSSFMLLGGLFIGIFGKNKNRILPMIISLILIGVVIGLGGFLPANRTGFYIFVVFNAIAGIATPFFSSLQMAMIQQSFEAEYLGRVMGMINALTSLAGPVGLIFAGPLSEGIGVEKVLLISGSGGIICGSLLLLFPLTRQYDKNLQKRIKSLTEKNNH; this is translated from the coding sequence ATAAATACTCAAGCTCCACCGCATTGGCGACGGAACTTTTATTTATTCCTATCAGGTCAATTGCTCTCTGGCATCACATCGATGGTTGTGCAGTATGCGATTATTTGGTATCTTGCAGAGCAGACAGGTTCAGCTTCGATTTTAAGTTTTGCGACAATTGCTGGTATGGTACCAATGGTTATCTTCAGTCCTTTTGTTGGACCATTAATTGATAAATGGAGCAAAAAAACAGTGCTGATTAGCTCAGATGCTGTTGTTGCTTTTCTTGCTATCATACTTTCTGCAGTAGCGCTGGTCCGTGGAGAATTTCCGATTGTTCTCGTTTTCATTGTGATTACTATGCGGGCATTAGCACAGACTTTTCAGATGCCAACAGTGCAATCAGTAATGCCGACAATGGTTCCCACAGATGAGTTGACTCGTGTGAGTGGCCAATTTGGTATGATGCAATCACTCATTTTCATTGTATCACCAGCACTGGGAGCATTTCTGTACTCCATTGTTTCAATGCAGTGGCTGATATTAACTGATGTTATTGGTTTTGTTATCGGTGCAGGTCTGTTGTTATTAGTGAAGTTGCCTACCGTTTCTTCAACAGGAGAGAAAGTTAGTCTGTGGAAAGATACTAAAGAAGGATTTACACAGCTTCATTCAAATCGCGGAATGTGGTGGATAACCTTAATAGCTGCTTTATTCATGCTGCTTTTTATGCCAGGAATGAGTATGTATCCTCTAATCACAATACAATATTTTGGTGGAACGATTGGAGATGCTGGTGTGATTGAAGTAGTTTATTCAAGTTTCATGCTTCTAGGAGGCTTGTTTATAGGAATATTCGGAAAAAACAAAAACAGAATATTGCCAATGATTATCTCCCTAATACTTATCGGAGTGGTGATAGGACTTGGAGGGTTTTTACCAGCTAATCGGACAGGTTTTTATATTTTTGTAGTCTTTAATGCTATTGCCGGGATTGCAACCCCGTTTTTTAGTTCTCTCCAGATGGCAATGATACAACAAAGCTTTGAGGCGGAGTATTTGGGACGAGTGATGGGGATGATAAATGCGCTGACAAGCCTTGCGGGACCAGTAGGTCTAATATTTGCAGGACCACTATCAGAGGGAATCGGTGTTGAAAAAGTATTGTTAATCAGTGGTAGTGGAGGAATTATCTGTGGAAGTCTACTTTTACTCTTCCCGCTAACCAGACAATATGATAAAAATTTGCAAAAAAGAATAAAATCACTGACAGAAAAAAATAATCACTGA
- a CDS encoding GNAT family N-acetyltransferase: protein MKMKKMIETERLILREWENDDVPNLNKFLQDSEVMYAYEHAFSDEEVLNWLNWNQQSYKENGYGLWAVELKETGQVIGECGITDQIVEGKSYKEIGYHLIKEFWHHGFAVEAAQAVKKYAFEKLKAGNVTSIVRDTNLASMNVAIRNNMIVKSRFTKRYRDIVMPHYLFMIEKEK, encoded by the coding sequence ATAAAAATGAAGAAAATGATTGAAACTGAGCGTTTGATTTTGCGGGAATGGGAAAATGACGACGTTCCCAATTTAAATAAATTTCTGCAAGATTCGGAAGTCATGTATGCTTATGAACACGCATTTTCCGATGAAGAAGTTCTGAATTGGCTAAATTGGAATCAGCAGTCTTATAAAGAAAATGGCTATGGTTTATGGGCTGTTGAGTTAAAAGAGACAGGGCAAGTCATTGGAGAATGTGGGATAACTGACCAAATTGTTGAAGGAAAAAGCTATAAAGAAATTGGTTATCATTTAATTAAAGAATTTTGGCACCATGGTTTTGCAGTAGAGGCTGCGCAAGCAGTTAAAAAGTATGCTTTTGAAAAATTGAAAGCGGGAAATGTAACTTCAATAGTCAGAGATACAAATCTAGCCTCAATGAATGTAGCCATTCGAAATAATATGATTGTCAAAAGTAGATTTACTAAGCGTTACCGTGATATTGTGATGCCTCATTATCTTTTTATGATTGAAAAGGAAAAATAA
- a CDS encoding type II restriction endonuclease, with product MFILVKLSSEDYEAYILSTEEEIDSFLNRFNISVTETGKLIEEKNNYIGEPNYLETLFIEYINKLIVDFPSSKEISSSTRRILEKLPDFQNQVISNPDKQLLTWYGEEYKLFRMIEVQRYKSILTGFDTVESFVNVANSVLNRRKSRAGKSLENHTAAIFSGNHLKFEEQVKTEGNRKPDFIFPDGKAYHNSQFQVGKLTFLGAKTTCKDRWRQILNEAERIPNKHLLTLQQGISPQQLDEMAEENVTLVVPQEYIKFYPVDYRERIWNVKKFIDFVKNKEI from the coding sequence TTGTTCATTTTAGTTAAATTATCTTCAGAAGATTATGAGGCTTATATCTTATCAACTGAGGAGGAAATTGATAGTTTTCTGAACAGGTTTAATATAAGTGTGACAGAAACTGGTAAACTGATTGAGGAAAAAAATAACTATATTGGTGAACCTAATTATCTTGAAACTCTATTTATTGAGTATATAAATAAACTTATTGTTGATTTTCCATCTTCTAAGGAAATATCAAGTTCCACGAGAAGGATTTTAGAAAAATTACCAGATTTCCAAAATCAGGTAATTTCTAATCCAGATAAGCAATTATTAACTTGGTATGGAGAAGAATATAAATTATTTAGAATGATTGAAGTTCAACGTTATAAAAGTATTCTGACAGGCTTTGATACTGTGGAGAGTTTTGTTAATGTTGCTAACTCAGTCCTAAACCGAAGAAAAAGTAGGGCTGGCAAATCTTTGGAAAACCACACGGCTGCTATATTTAGTGGAAATCATCTTAAATTTGAAGAACAAGTTAAAACTGAAGGCAATCGTAAACCTGATTTCATTTTTCCAGATGGAAAGGCTTATCATAATTCTCAATTTCAAGTGGGGAAACTTACTTTTTTAGGAGCAAAGACAACTTGTAAAGATAGATGGCGTCAGATTTTGAATGAAGCGGAGAGAATTCCCAATAAGCATTTATTAACTTTGCAACAAGGGATTTCTCCTCAACAACTTGATGAAATGGCTGAAGAAAATGTGACCCTTGTCGTACCGCAAGAATATATAAAATTCTATCCTGTTGATTATAGGGAAAGAATTTGGAATGTCAAAAAGTTTATAGACTTTGTCAAAAATAAAGAAATATAA
- a CDS encoding EcoRII N-terminal effector-binding domain-containing protein, giving the protein MTNEILEKAISAVVENNKSFCRFLTANDTGLTGAHQAGIFIPKPANSILFETPGQKGENKDKFVKIKWQDNLTTDSRFIYYGVGTRDEYRITKFGRGFPFLQPEHTGICSF; this is encoded by the coding sequence ATGACAAATGAAATCCTAGAAAAAGCCATCTCAGCAGTTGTAGAAAACAATAAATCATTTTGTAGATTTTTAACAGCTAACGACACAGGATTGACGGGTGCTCATCAAGCTGGAATATTCATACCTAAGCCTGCAAATTCGATTTTATTTGAAACTCCAGGACAAAAAGGAGAAAATAAAGACAAGTTTGTCAAGATAAAATGGCAGGATAACCTTACTACTGATAGCCGTTTTATTTATTATGGTGTAGGCACACGAGATGAATATAGAATAACAAAATTTGGTCGTGGTTTTCCTTTCTTGCAACCTGAACACACGGGGATTTGTTCATTTTAG
- the dcm gene encoding DNA (cytosine-5-)-methyltransferase has protein sequence MEQILTFTDYDVLIRSKRERLNMTQKELADAVGFGKFGDRTIRRWEKRESKPSSLELNAILHFPETAPFSNIENAPYKMIDLFAGIGGTRLGFHQTRKVKSVFTSEIDKFACKTYKANFGDVPEGDITKIEAKDITDFDILVGGFPCQAFSQAGKKLGFEDTRGTLFFEIARILKEKRPKAFLLENVKNLKSHDKGRTFQVIENTLKELDYEVQHILFKAKDFGVPQNRERIYIVGFDKKQVSNYKDFQFPFNFHTNTLVGDILDDYVDPKYTISDKLWEGHQRRKAEHKEKGNGFGYSLFNAESQYTNTISARYYKDGSEILIEQKGQNPRKLTPREAARLQGFPENYIIPVSDTQAYKEFGNSVAVPVIHAIAEEMLKVLENS, from the coding sequence ATGGAACAAATATTAACATTTACTGATTATGATGTCCTCATCAGAAGCAAACGTGAGCGGTTAAACATGACCCAAAAAGAACTAGCTGACGCTGTCGGTTTTGGAAAATTTGGTGACCGCACTATCCGCCGCTGGGAAAAGCGTGAAAGCAAACCTTCTTCACTTGAACTTAACGCTATTTTACATTTTCCAGAAACAGCACCGTTTTCTAATATCGAAAATGCTCCTTATAAGATGATTGACCTTTTCGCTGGTATCGGCGGAACACGTCTCGGTTTTCATCAAACGAGGAAAGTGAAATCTGTTTTCACGAGTGAAATTGATAAGTTTGCTTGCAAGACTTATAAAGCGAACTTTGGAGATGTTCCAGAAGGCGATATCACAAAAATTGAAGCTAAAGATATTACAGATTTTGATATTTTAGTTGGAGGTTTTCCTTGCCAAGCCTTTAGCCAAGCTGGGAAAAAATTAGGCTTTGAGGATACTCGCGGAACTTTGTTTTTTGAAATTGCACGTATTTTGAAAGAAAAACGTCCTAAAGCTTTCTTACTTGAAAATGTTAAAAATTTGAAATCTCACGATAAGGGACGAACTTTTCAAGTTATTGAAAACACACTCAAAGAATTAGATTACGAAGTCCAGCATATTCTTTTTAAGGCTAAAGATTTCGGGGTTCCTCAAAATCGGGAACGTATCTACATTGTCGGTTTTGATAAAAAGCAAGTTTCAAATTATAAAGATTTTCAATTTCCTTTTAACTTTCATACTAATACTCTCGTAGGAGATATTCTTGATGATTATGTTGACCCCAAATATACTATTTCAGATAAACTTTGGGAGGGACATCAACGTAGAAAAGCAGAACATAAAGAAAAGGGGAACGGTTTTGGATATTCGCTTTTTAATGCCGAAAGTCAGTACACAAATACCATTTCAGCACGTTACTACAAAGACGGTAGTGAAATTCTGATTGAGCAAAAAGGTCAAAATCCAAGAAAATTGACACCACGTGAGGCTGCACGTTTGCAAGGCTTTCCAGAGAATTACATCATTCCAGTAAGTGATACGCAAGCTTATAAAGAATTTGGTAATTCTGTTGCTGTACCCGTTATTCATGCGATTGCTGAAGAAATGTTGAAAGTTTTAGAGAACTCCTGA
- a CDS encoding DUF262 domain-containing protein: MANLKQTKIYNINDFLEWYDKGQLEMSPKYQRNSVWNSKAESYLIDTILRDLPIPLVFIRQTVDMSLRKTFREVIDGQQRLRAIIKFANDEFGVMKIHNQEFSELKFSELPEQVREEFLNYQVPVELITTKDDDLIYDMFTRMNTNSYVLTKQELRNANYRGFLKVMVYSIASERRKFFIENHIFSDNELLRMVDAEYISMLVGALLEGIRTDNPSNLDKLYKTYDSAFSNYEEILSRFNTVFNKIEMLLSDNTINVRKFRNKNYFYTLFCYLTLGLFGLENYNKQSRIVTSELGLKSGINEIEAQISVDDESKQTIIREFEKLHSNGTRQAATREKRLEILIYEMDSLSNG; the protein is encoded by the coding sequence ATGGCAAATTTGAAACAAACTAAAATATATAACATCAATGACTTTTTGGAATGGTATGATAAAGGTCAGTTAGAAATGTCTCCCAAATACCAAAGAAATTCTGTTTGGAATAGTAAAGCTGAGTCATATTTAATTGATACTATTCTGAGGGATTTACCTATTCCGTTAGTATTTATTCGTCAAACAGTAGATATGTCGCTTAGAAAAACATTTAGAGAAGTGATTGATGGACAACAGCGTTTAAGAGCTATCATAAAATTTGCGAACGATGAATTTGGTGTAATGAAAATTCACAATCAAGAATTTTCAGAACTTAAGTTTTCCGAATTACCAGAACAAGTTAGGGAAGAATTTTTGAATTATCAAGTACCAGTTGAGTTAATAACAACGAAAGATGATGATTTAATTTATGATATGTTTACACGTATGAACACCAATAGTTACGTGCTTACAAAGCAAGAATTGCGTAATGCTAATTATCGAGGATTTTTGAAAGTGATGGTCTATTCTATTGCGAGTGAGCGAAGAAAGTTTTTTATTGAAAATCATATATTTTCTGATAACGAACTTTTAAGAATGGTAGATGCTGAGTACATTTCGATGTTAGTTGGCGCATTATTGGAAGGAATAAGAACTGACAATCCAAGTAATTTAGATAAACTTTATAAAACATATGATAGTGCGTTTTCAAATTATGAAGAGATATTAAGTCGTTTTAATACAGTGTTTAATAAAATTGAAATGCTACTCTCCGATAATACAATCAATGTAAGAAAATTCAGAAACAAAAATTATTTCTATACTTTATTTTGTTATCTGACATTAGGGTTGTTTGGCTTAGAAAACTATAATAAACAATCTAGGATAGTTACTAGTGAGTTGGGACTGAAGTCAGGTATAAATGAAATTGAGGCTCAAATAAGTGTAGATGATGAAAGCAAACAGACAATAATCCGAGAGTTTGAAAAACTACATAGTAACGGAACTAGACAAGCAGCTACTAGAGAGAAACGCCTAGAAATATTAATTTATGAAATGGATAGTTTGTCTAATGGTTGA